The DNA region CGCCCTCGGCGGCGCCGGCCAGCACCTGCCAGGGCGCCCGGCCCTCGGCCTTGAGCTCGGCGGCCAGCGTCGGGTCGACGGCGGCGAGGGCGGGCAGGTCGGCCGAGCCCAGGGCTGCGGCCAGCGCGGCGTCGAAGCCCTCGGCCCGCTCGTCCAGGTAGCCGGGCGCCTTCACCGAGCGGCAGGCGCTGCCGTCGCCGAGCACCAGCAGGGCGACCCGGTCGGCGAGGCCGGCCAGGCCCTGGCCGAGGCCGAGCATCCGGTCGGCGGGGGCGTCGGCGGGCACCGCGCAGGCGTGCGTCGGCAGGGTCACCCCGGCACGCTCCAGCAGCCAGGCGCCGACGGTCAGCGAGGGCGCCAGCTCCGGCCCCTCGACCCGGTCGCCGGGCAGCTTGGCGACCAGCGGCACCCCGTAGCGGTGGAAGGAGCCGGCCCCGCCCTCGGTCCACACCTCGGCCTCCGGCCCGGCGCCGACCACCACGACCAGCTGCGGCTCGGCCGCGACCAGCGCCGCCAGCGCCTCGTCGCAGGCGGCGCGCAGCGCGTCCAGCTCGGGCGCGGCCCCGGCGGCGACCTCGGGGACGAGCAGCGGCGGACAGGGGCACACGGCGGCGGCTACCAGCATGCTGATCACTCTAGGGCCTGTCGCCCGGGTCCCGGTGACGCTCCCGCACACGGCAACGGCCCGGCGGAAGCACCAACGCTCCCGCCGGGCCGCCGTCACGGCACGTGGGTCAGTCGCCGCAGCAGGCGCCGCCCGCCGGGGCGGCCAGCGGCAGCTCGGCCGGGGCGCCGATCTTCGGCAGGCCGAGCATCACGCCGGCCGGCTTGTCGGCGGGCTTGGCCTGGCGCTTCTCCCAGGCGTCGCCCGCCCGGGTGCGGCGCACGGCGAGCACCGGGCCCTCGGCCAGCAGGTGGTGCGGGGCGGCGTAGGTGATCTCGACGGTCACCATGTCGCCCGGGCGCACCGGCTCGTCCGGCTTGCTGAAGTGGACGAGGCGGTTGTCGGGCGCGCGCCCGGACAGCCGCTGGGTCCGGTCGTCCTTCTTGCCCTCGCCCTCGGCGACCAGGACCTCCAGGGTGCGGCCGACCTGCTTCTTGTTCTCGTCCCAGGAGATCTCCTCCTGCAGGGCGATCAGCCGGTCGTAGCGGGCCTGGACGACCTCCTTCGGCACCTGGTCAGCCATCTCCGCGGCGGGGGTGCCGGGGCGCTTGGAGTACTGGAAGGTGAAGGCGTTGGTGAAGCGGGCCTCGCGGACGACGTGCATCGTCTCCTCGAAGTCCTCCTCGGTCTCGCCGGGGAAGCCCACGATGATGT from Kitasatospora cathayae includes:
- a CDS encoding class III extradiol dioxygenase subunit B-like domain-containing protein gives rise to the protein MLVAAAVCPCPPLLVPEVAAGAAPELDALRAACDEALAALVAAEPQLVVVVGAGPEAEVWTEGGAGSFHRYGVPLVAKLPGDRVEGPELAPSLTVGAWLLERAGVTLPTHACAVPADAPADRMLGLGQGLAGLADRVALLVLGDGSACRSVKAPGYLDERAEGFDAALAAALGSADLPALAAVDPTLAAELKAEGRAPWQVLAGAAEGAGLTARLGYQDAPYGVGYFVASWN